In Coffea eugenioides isolate CCC68of unplaced genomic scaffold, Ceug_1.0 ScVebR1_2922;HRSCAF=4045, whole genome shotgun sequence, the DNA window GGTGATTGGTAGTAGTAAGGTAAATAGGGCGTGGGTTTGGGTAGCGAGATGAATATGTGTGGTAACGTTGGGATCTGGGTCTTGAAAACAGTCCTTGGCCCCACACAAAAGTAGTTTCCTCCTCTTTCTTCTTACGTTGAGGCTCCTTTCCATTATTACTCTGACCTTGCAAGGCGTCCAACTGTGATTTTAAAGCTAATACATTGACAATTTTCCCTGCTTTGACGTATTCGTCATATTCCTCCAACTTATTGATAATTGCTGCAAATGAACACCCGGTCATGCGAAAAATCTCCTCAAAATAGGGCGGGTCATGAGTTTTGATGAACGTATGAACAATCTCATCTTCAGTCATGGGAGGCTCCACCTTGGCGGCcaatttcctccatctcttcGCATATGTCTTGTGGTCCTCGAATGGTCTCCTCTTGGTTCCCTCCAATGTGGTCCTCGTTGGAGCCAGCTTGCAATTGTAttcgtattgccttacaaaagcggtTGATAAGTCCATCCATGTCCTCATATCCTCGGGCTTCAAATTGGAATACCAGTCCAGTGCATCGCCTTCTAAGCTTTCAGGAAACAAACGAACTGGTAGATTCTCGTCATCTAttggcttgcccaacttgttggcgaacatTCGGAGATGCGTCTTGGGGTTGCCCGTTCCGTCATACTTGCTAAACTTGGGCGTTTTGAAACCCATGGGCAATTGCATATCCGGAAATAGGCACAGCTCGTTGTAGTCCAGAcctccttgtttgttcaaaccttggcttttccttaTGAACTCCTCAAACCGATCCAATCGCTTTAGCAAATTCTTATCTATCGACGCGGATGACTCCCCAGCTTCTGCTTTCCCTTGGGTGGCGGTATCCATGTTAAATGGCTCAGCGATGGAGTAATAATGTGGTCCCTGAGGTTCGAGTGGCATATTCGGACTAATGTGTGGATAATTTTGGGGAATTTGGGGGTGAGGAGGATTGGTTTGGATAGCGGGTGCCTGGGTATGGGGTAGGCCATGAGTGGGATAGATAAAAGTTTCTTCATGCGGATTTGGAAAATGCGGGGTAAAGGGGGTTTGAGTATAGGGTAAAAGTATTGGTTGCGATTCAGGTTGGTTAGTAGGTAAAGGCTCAGGTTGACCACCGCTACCACTACCAGCAACCAACTGGTCGATCATGCGTCGTTGTGTGGTTATTTCCATATTCAGCTcattgaatttattcaaaacttCACTCAGTTGAGCTCCTCGGTTTGCCAAATCAGCTAACGGGGCCGTTACAGGCCTGTCGGATGATTCCGGGTGTGTACCCATGTTTACACAATTTCTCAAAGCCCGAGATCGTATAACGATGGGGCCTTTTGTGTAGCTATATTTGAAAAACAcctgaaaatttaggaaaaatccTTATTTAGACTCCCTTTCTGGCTTAACTGCtattaaaagaaagaaaaagaaagagaaaaagacgcgagttagtaaaaattaaagtaattcggatgcatgtcctatgggggaaccctttttgtgccaagggtaggcctagaatgagaaatgcaatcctccagagcaggcactatacaatacctgatggatccaatcaacttattgagtgaaaaaaataaaaattgtccaattggagtgaaaagaaacattcgtcctaaaaaatgaggacaaagtccgaatggattgcttattttgatcatgagatgtgaaagagagcttactcttgaaaggattgcaatgcctcgactaatttattcagtgaattttagacttaaaccctaaaaaggaataagcggatcaagaggataggatgaaattgataatttattcaaaattgactagattaccttagAAGGGTAAAAGGGTCAAATgcattgcatgaaatttgattatttattcaaaattgaacggataaccctaaaaatgaattaaactaatcaaatgaagtgaatgaaatcaattgattaagtgaaatgatgatttattcaaaatcgaccgaattgccctaaaaataggtaacctagtcaaatgggtcggatgatttattcaaaattgactagatcaccctaaaaagggtaaactggtcaaatgaaattgaacgaaactgatgatttattcaaaatcgattgaattgatctaagaatgggtaaactaaatcaaatgaatgaaatgaaattggtggcctattcaaaatcgactagattgccctaaaatggacaaactagtcaaatgaattcaaaatcgactaggttgccctaaaaatgaacaaattgataaaatggactggatgagaTTGATGAATAAgatggtccaatggattgaatggaattggcAGCTTATTTGAAAATCAATCTACCCactggtagtttcaaaaaatttattgcgatgcattagtctatgaaccttctaaaatcaaattttggcctcaatttatttatcatctcaatagtgaagaattatttgtaaatatcttcaaattaatgtccttcatgcaagggatttttaccaattttgataaaatggccaaaaaatgattattagacgctcatattccaaagatcgctctatgaaaatgatcggatcctaccttaccttgtgcactacccctttggatggtacaaaatgtaaacgtgcaagtctccttggattaagtgtccgagacacaaggtggcttattcctaacacgggatcccctaaatggcattcccttctagggtttatgcatgatgccagtttattaaagcgataaaatatgcaatttgaaatgaaacatgacctaagggaccctttatttgccggGGTAGGCCCAAAATAATATACCATTGAatgaaatataccaaaatttctacaggtgcaatagcctatctacaagggcaggtcctaaaagaagatcatgccagacctcttattcctaacgtttgtgaatgcaaaagacaagaagacaaagaaacgttagttcaacacataatcacataacacgttgggcaattaaaagcaaaaagataaataaaacaggggtgggatccctcccctcgtgcctagtgtccctaattcaggataaggtcgactctctcctaggcaattctaatatgaatgcatgaggtttggctcactaatgcatctagactcgatagggtttcggctcccaagccttcagacctaaaggcgaagggtcatcactcccagggcctttgatcggtggctcgagtgatcccttaggtagcgctatgggcgcagggcacaccatccgcctacccaaggcaatcgattcTAATCCTACAGGGAaatgtgggatggcgcccacgataaagaaaaataggatAAACCaaactatgcatgcacgtatgaagtgcttttcttattgaggggagagattgtaccattagatgcggtcgaaggttctagggtaactaccccccatcccaaaatgcaatcgcgaaacaagtgaaagtaaacaaataaatgaaccatccattcatcacatacatagtgtgcgAGGAGCAATTATGCGCGCGATAGATGGAAAatccctaaaaagagaaaaagggcaaaaaggaaagaggaaaacaatcctaaacatccaaatgtaatagataagaaggttaaaagaagaaaataatcgactaaatcaaatgctcggactctctaagtccccagtggagttgccagctgtcgcgccccattttttacgagaaaaaaataaataaatgaatggtttaaaaagtgaattttttattcaactttggttggaaaatgaatttttgatcaaaaaagaaaataaagaaaaatatgggtctaaatgggacttaaaaatgcgacgatttgacccaaaatatcggagtcgccacttggtattgagttaaggtgtaccaagtcacctaaaaatgaatttttagaggaaaaggtagaaagaaaccccttttaaacgactcctagtctacgtaaatcaacgaggaaaggttcgggagtcacatttgacgaaggggaaggcaaggataaaatccaaggcaccccttcgacctagccaaggctagttgcgtgatttagtcaaggattttcttgttttaaccaaagaatttatcgcatttggatgtactatatgaatgcaaaccctagacctaggggggcatcggggggcaaaatttctcttcaaagcttgaacggtgccaaatcacattaattgtgatgctcaataatgactctttggagaggtcacgaataatgcaaaaattgAGACTCTAgaagaggaaaaggataaaataatcatagaaatatacatgtcttaaaggaatgcatcatgtcggatACGGGGACtaaatgttcgtgactcaattttccctttgatagagggaatacaagcgtgctaaggctagacaagccaaactcgtccatatcccatactcaaggggtttccctaatctaatcaagcaaatgcactaccctaagcctaaatctaaaatgaaatgcaagtctaatgttatgtaaCATACAAAGGGGCATATATAAATAGGGAAATTAGGGAATAGGAgatataaatagaaaggaatatgggataaaggatgtacatatataagaaagtgtcatgcaacatggtaatgtcctaaaaagtgaaaacatgcgtgagatggagtgattttatcacGCAATCaagatctaacgcgcgaagggctcctaagggtctagcattggactagcccacatctacgctctctcacaagcattggacttgcaagagctcgaggggacaaccatgactagcattggactagccacggttacgtgcatttgcatcgatcatacacatatataagtaatgtgcataattaaagcaagtagacatgtgagcacgtaattcacataacacataagcatgcatatctagatgccaaaacctaagaaagcgattaaacacataacacatagacatgcaaaacacacaaggcaattaaggccctaactattacatttttagggggaaggcctactacaatctaaaaggggaaatagaaggaataaaacgattaaatccctaactattacaattttggcattcgagtgcctcccaaatgatgaaattgaactaaaattaaagcaaaactaagcaactaaagcaataaataaggtaaaaatgaaataaacacttaaagtcatgcaattgcacacataagccacatataTGCATGTAgggtcaaataagtcaagaaaTGAAGGACAAAATGTACCTCCCTCGCAACGGTAAtcaaaggaaggaaaaaatggcttcaaaacaataaaagggtcaaggtaccactttaatttaacaaataattacATGAAACGAGAATTAAGcataaaaatggaaattaaacacgaaatgaaaaatcaaacacaaaacgTAATCACTTAAagtattttataaaaatgaaaatcatcTATACGCAAGAAATTAGAGCAATAGGGACCTAATTAAGATAACTAACAAATTTGAAAAGGGTTTAAGATAAACTTTTAGAATTGATGGCTTAAAATGAGATGTATTAAAACCAAATGCCAAAATTTcacaagaagaagaataagaaaCAAATCTCTATATTTAAACCATCAAATTCCCAAATTTGTACCAAAACTATGAAACTGTCATAAATCATTAAATCTCCGAAAATTCACTCCACCACTCATGAAATATATTGTCCAAGAATCAAATTAAAGCATACCAAGAGAAAACAACATGTCAAAGGGACAAAATTGTTTAACTTTTCCAATCTTATGGGCCATAGTAACATTACGCCAAAGTCTGGGGTTAAACAtgcaattttctgaaattttttacATGCATGTTACGAAGCTTTCTCATGCTTCTGCTATTTTCAGCTACCATTCCTTCTgcatcttttctcatttaaccaAAACCCATTGATTCATCAATACCAAGAACTCAGACTCTCTCTTAACAAAACTCAATGATAAAACACTCCATGGGTGCGATTAAGGCGATAGAGATAACCCAAAATACATACAGCAGGAGAGACGCATGAGATTACATGCATCAGGAAAATACTACAAACATCAGCAGCTCCATGATGCAACTAAATGTGAAATGCAGCGGAGGCACAATGAGAGATTCTAACTATCAAACGCCAActaaatcaaacacaaaattcTTGTTGCAGGATTCAGGCAAAAACTTGAATGGACCGACAGGAAAGGGAAAAATACAGCAAAAGGTCTCTGCAACTTTTCTCATGCTTTTAACTATCAGCAAAACCATGCAGCAAAATCTGCAcatgtggcgaccccacttccccctaaggcgaaacaaagggttggcgggccgtctgcccagctctcgccaggactcacgcaagcattctaacccaaaacaGTCTCGGCAAGTTCAAGATTTCTGCGCATGtcaggaaaattttttttcttcatccGATGGTTTAAAATCAACATGCAAAGCTGGAACTAACTTATTCATCTTGTCTTAAGTTAGGGAAACACATCTTTAAGTTCAGGTTGCCGCAGGGAAAGAAAATGAAGCAGCATTTTCACCTCAGCTCCTCGGCTGAAACATTTCATCGAAACAAAATTTTTCTAGTGTCTTGATTTCATCAACCGACTGCACAAGCAACACATGCAAGCTCTGATATGACTTCATCTACTAGTACTTAACTTAATTTagcccagaaattacctcagataCAAGCTAAGCCTACGCacaagaaatctgaaatttctttcttcctctcggctctcacgcacgCTTGAAGTGTTGGTTCCAGTTGCAGTAGTTCGGCTGGGAAACTGGATGCAGCTGTGGAATGGTAGTGCAGAATGGTGAAGCTTACTCACGTTCTCCCTAGTTCACTCACAGCTCACGAACGGACCCGAAAAATTTCGGCAAGCTCGCGGTTTTCTCCCCCCTATGCTCTCGGAATGCAGCTCACTCTTCTCTTCTCAATCGATACTCACGATGAGGTGAGTGCAGTGTGTTTGTGATTAGGAATAAGAGGGAGAGATAGTCGGTGCGCTGTTTTGAGGATGGGTTGAGTGTATAGAGGCTAGAACATTCTATTGGCCGGATGGTGCGGGGCTTGTTGCTTATGATGCTAGTCGAGGGATTGTTTGGTCCTTTGCATGGAATATGTTGTGGTTGTATGCATTTTAGTCTTTACACTTTCTTCCTAACCTCAACTTAAATTCTCaattctaacttaattccaaaaattatccccaagtgtgatttgaacgcctattTATACACTAGTCATGCAAGACTTTAATTATCGAAACTTCATGCCTTAAGTATGATTAGCATACTTGTattatatttatctaaaatttattGACTTTGTCTTAACGTGAAAGTTTCTACTAACATTTAATCGTTAATGACGAATTAAGTTTAGCTATcgaaaattaaagaaattaaTTGTTAAATCAATGATATAATTTTACCTACGAAGTATTCATTTTAGCATAACAGGACCAAGTAGCTTATTAGCTTAGTGGAAAtgtattatttttcacttaaaattatGGTCACGCATTTATTTGAGAGCAAATAGATAAACAAATAAAGTACAAAGAAAtggtgctaaaatttattaatgaataataaatgcaattaaaatatgcaatgatatttgtatatatatatttatatttcagggttctcacatcctcccctccttacaatgaattttgtcctcaaaattcacactttcTAGAAAAATAAATCGGGGTGCTttttctgcatttcttcttctaattcccaagttgcttcctcaaGTCCGTGATTTTTCCAAAGAATCTTTACCAgaggaattttcttatttctcagCTCCTTCACTTCTCTTCCCAAAATCTTGACTGGTCTTTCTTCATACGTTAATGTCTCATCTACCTCAATTCCTTTCAATTGCAGCACATGGCTTGGGTCGGGGTGATATTTCCTAAGCATGGAGACATGAAATACATCGTGAACCTTGGCCATGCTCGCAGGCAGCTTCAGCTGATATGCTACATTCCCAATTCGCTTCAAGATCTCAAAAGGTCCGATATACCTTGGTTTTAGCTTCTTACCCTTCTTGGATACTACTCCGCTCTTCAAGGGTCTAACTCTTAGGAAAACCTTGTCTcctacttcaaattccaaatctctcctccttgtgtcggcgtagctcttttgtctatTCTGGGCAACTTGAAGCCTTTCTCTACTTAGTTTCACCTTCTCCTGGGCTTCTACTATCCAAGGTATAGCTGTAGGATCTACAACtttcttttctccaacttcatcccaatgaatcggagatcgacaccttctcccgtacaaagcttcataaggtgccatttgaattgaaacctgatagctgttattatatgcaaattctactaaggtcatgtattggctccatttacctccaaaatctAGTATACACGATCTCAGCAGATCCTCCAAggtttgaattgtcctttccgactGCCCGTCGGTTTGGAGATGGTACGCAGTACTAaatttcaacttggtccccaaagactcctgaaatttctgccaaaaacgcGAGACAAACCTTGGGTCTTGATCAGACACGATACTTACAGGGATACCATGTAATCTTAggatctcttctgtgtacaacttgaccAGTTTTTCCAAAGGAAAGCTCATGCTTACGGGTACGAAATGTGCAGACTTAGTAAGTCGGtcaactattacccaaattgcatcaaaTCCTTTTTGACTTCTAGGCAAtcccgttacaaaatccattgttatatgttcccatttccattcagggatttcTAACGGTTGCAATAAACCAGAGGGCTTCTGATATTCAtcttttacttgttggcagatCAAGCATCTCTATACAAACTCtgccacgtcctttttcaaaccttCCCACCAGTATAATCCCTTCACATCATGATACATCTTGGTCACACCTGGGTGTATAGTATACTtcgatcgatgtgattcttTTAGAATTCCTTTCCTTATCTCTTCATCTACCGGAATCACAATTCGATCTCGGAACCTCAATACACCTTCAGACCCTAATTTAAAGTCTagggtttcccctttttccactTTCTCCAAATTCTTCTGAATCATAGGGTCCGTTTTCTGGGCCTCCTTAATACGCTCTAGTAATGGTGACTTCAACGATAAGTTCCCAAATAAAACCTTCAATTTCTCCAAGCGAGGCTTCCAACCGCTTATTTCTTCTAACATGTCCCACTCTTTaaccattaaccctgctacttgggcCTTTCTACTTAGAGCGTCAGCTACCAcattggcttttcctgggtggTAGTTAATCGAACAGTCATAGTCTTCCagaaattctacccatcgcctttgtctcaaatttagttccttttgggagaacaaaTACTTGAGGCTCTTATGGTCCGCATAAACCTCAAAAGTCACGCCatacaagtaatgtctccatttctttaaggcgAAAATCACTGCTGCTAACTCTAGgtcatgagttgggtagtttTGTTCGTGAGGCTTCAGTCTTCTGGAAGCGTAGGCAACCACTTTaccattttgcattaaaacacatcctaGACCTTCTCCAGAAGCATCGGAGTACACGGCATAACCTTCTCCTCCGTCAGCTAACACCAAAACAGGAGCGGATGTTAAACGCTTCTTTAGttcctgaaaacttgactcGCACTTCGGAGTCCAAGTGAACCTATTCCCTTTCTTGGTTAGCTCGGTCATAGGTCCTGCAATCTTCGAGAAATCTTGGATATACCGCCTATAATAACCTGCTAATCCCAAGAAGCTTCTAACTTCAATTGGAGTTTCTGGCTGTTTCCAATTCATAACGGCCTCAACTTTTGCTGGATCCACGGCAATTCCATCTTTAGAAACTCTGtgccctagaaaagatatttcattcagccaaaactcacacttactgaATTTGGCATACAGCTTATGTTCTCTTAGTATCTGCAAAACCACCTCTAAGTGCTTAGCATGCTCCTCTCGAGTCTTGGAGTAAATCAGGATATCATCTATGAAAACCACTACAAACTGGTCCAgatatttcttaaaaattctctgcatcaaatccataaaagcagctGGTGCGTTGGTtagtccaaaaggcatgactgcaaactcaaaatgtccatatcttgtactaaaagcagtcttgggtatatcctCCTTCTTAATCTtcaactgataatacccttgcctTAAATCCAGCTTAGAGAAGACCACTGATCCTTGCAGTTGGTCGAACAAGCTATCAATCAACGGTaaagggtatttattcttaattgtaaccTCATTTAACCCTCGGTAGTCGATACATAGTCTCaaacttccgtcctttttcttgacAAAAAGAACGGGTGCTCCCCATGGTGAGTCACTCTCTTTCACGAAACCTTTCTCCAACAAGTCCTACAGTTGAATTTTCAACTCCTTtagctcggcaggagccattcggtacggagtcttaGAAATTGGAGCCGTTCCAGGCACCAAGTCAATCTTGAACTCCACTTCTCTTTCCGGCGGTAAAGTCTTTAGCTCTTCGGAAAaaacatccggaaattcccgtACCACTGGTACATCCTCCAACTTCACTTGATCACTAGGAGCGTTAATCAAGAAGGCTaagaaaccttgcgctcctCTAGACAACATCTTCCTTGCCCGAATTCCTGAGATCATAGCAGACGATGCTAACCTACCCTTAACATCTAATCTCAGGGTTGCTTCTCCAGGTATACAAAATTCCACTACTTTTGCTCGGCAGTCAAGCTTAGCATGATAATGGCctagaaaatccattcctattaTAACGTCGTAACCTTTTATGTCCAGACTGATTAGATCCACTAGCATTTTACGCTCTCCAATCCAGAACTCACAATTCTTATAGGCTAGGCTAGTGGTTGTCTTCTTATTACCCATtggtgtcctaacttcaaggTCAAAGGGTAATCTAACGGGTTTCACGTCGATTCTAGACATAAAAGATGGATTTACGAATGAATGAGTTGCACCAGGGTCAATTAACACTTTAGCTAATCGATGAAAAATCGGAAGTGTACCTTCCACAACTTCCGAGGAATCAGGTATAGGTTGGTCCTCTATAGCATACACTCTGGTAGGAACTGTCGGCCGGCTCCCTCCAGAAGTGTTTGGTCTAGCGTTTGGAGTAGTCCCTTCCTGCATTTTTGGACATCCAGAAATTTGGTGCTCACTACTTCCGCACCTCAAGCACTTTCCTTGCTTCTTCCAGCAACCGTCTATAGTATGACCAGGTTTCTTACAATAGGCGCAAGTCACTTGGGGAATTATTGCTCGGCCCCCCGACGAGGTATTCCTAGATTGTCCCCTTCCATTCGATCCCCCTCTAGCTCCATTATTTCTTCCCCCTGCATTCCTTATCCCGGTTCCTCTCGCTAGTGCGCCTCGTGGTGCTCCAGAACTAGTCATTCCGCTGGTTCCTCGGCCCATTTTGGCCGGTGGAGCATTCCCATACATCGGCTCCCGACCACTACTAGGagcaaatcttttcttggcctGAAAGGATTTCACTTGGCCTCTAGCTACTTCAACTCTCTGGGCTCTCTTGATGGCATCTGCGAAAGTGTCTATCCTCACGGCAGCTAAACCTTCCTGTATTTCCACATTCAGCCCCTGCACAAACCTTCTGACAcgcctttgctccgtggctatcaattcaggagcaaagCGGGACAGCTTCGTAAATTGGacctcatattcggcgacactcatcgCCCCTTGCTTACATTTTATGAAgtcgtcctctctcttctcttgaatgagaggtggaagaaatttggcattgaactcccttgtgaagttcgcccaagtccttggAGTATGGTTCCTGTCCCAGGTACCCCTTACCAGGTTCCACCAGGAgcgagcagctccctcaaactggaatgcgGCAAACGTCACTTGTCGCTCTTCCGAATAGTTTAAAGCTGCAAAGATATCGGAGATTCTCTCCCACCATCCTTCAGCTACCTCCGGTTCAGGTCCTCCATAAATTTGGGAGGTCCAAACTTCAGAAATCTCTCTAGTGCCCGATCATCAGAATCGGCTGGACCTCCTTGGTGATGCACTGGTCCAGAGGCTTGGTGTTCAGTCAAGCGCTCTAAGACATCAGTGATACGATTAATTGCAGTGGCCACTCGATCTCCGGCCACACCCTCTTGCCCTTGGTCTTGGTTGACCTCGGGTTCCCTATCACCACCCGTTTCCGGGTGTTGTCTAGTGGGTCTCCCACGGCTCCTTCCTATCACTTGACGATCCATTGCTAAATTATGCCTATTACGGGAGGATAAGACAATTAAGCGAGAatgttatttatttataattattattattctccTTGTGATTAAAAATCAATATGGAAATGgaggaaaagggaaaataaaGCACTTAACATATATTTTCACGTGAAAGTCATACAAGTAACGGGTTGGGACATTCCCAAAGTAAGGCACAAAGGCTAGAAAAAATACATACAGATAATcccttaaacaaaaattagggaTATGGTGCCTCGAAAGCAAGTCATCCACCTAGACAAAATTTGATGACTTAACAAATGTCCCCTCTTTTATAACCCTACCTATCAAGCATAATCACGTCAGTCCTAACCCAAcctaaccctcagcagggctaTCAGGAGCTAcgtcctcctccgggtcctcctctggatcctcctccggatcctcctccgggtcctcctgcTCGACACCCTGAAGGATACTCGTGGCCTCATCTATCATCATCACGGCATCAGCCCTGATACCGGCGCTCCTATCACGTATCCTCTCGGCCAATCGAGTCATCCTCGATCTCTGTCGTGCTATCTCCACGCGAGCAGCCTCCAGCCTAGCATGCTCAGCTGCTACCCTCTGCTCTAACTCATCTATACGGTCAAACTGAGTGTCCACCATGATACTCAGCTCCTCTACATCCTGAGTCAAAGTAAACTTAGCGTCCCTCAACTGGCGACGCTCATCATCTAGGGATAGTACTAGCTCATTGGGGTAGGCATGGGTGGCCCTACACTGACACCGAGGATGCCTATCAGCTGGGGAGTAGCGTATATGAGCTCCTTCGCCTCGTGGCCTATAGGAGATGGACCTAAAAGGCTCTATATGTCCATTAGACGCCCCATTACCATTAGCATGTCCATTACCGTT includes these proteins:
- the LOC113757290 gene encoding uncharacterized protein LOC113757290, which codes for MGTHPESSDRPVTAPLADLANRGAQLSEVLNKFNELNMEITTQRRMIDQLVAGSGSGGQPEPLPTNQPESQPILLPYTQTPFTPHFPNPHEETFIYPTHGLPHTQAPAIQTNPPHPQIPQNYPHISPNMPLEPQGPHYYSIAEPFNMDTATQGKAEAGESSASIDKNLLKRLDRFEEFIRKSQGLNKQGGLDYNELCLFPDMQLPMGFKTPKFSKYDGTGNPKTHLRMFANKLGKPIDDENLPVRLFPESLEGDALDWYSNLKPEDMRTWMDLSTAFVRQYEYNCKLAPTRTTLEGTKRRPFEDHKTYAKRWRKLAAKVEPPMTEDEIVHTFIKTHDPPYFEEIFRMTGCSFAAIINKLEEYDEYVKAGKIVNVLALKSQLDALQGQSNNGKEPQ
- the LOC113757291 gene encoding uncharacterized protein LOC113757291; the encoded protein is MSVAEYEVQFTKLSRFAPELIATEQRRVRRFVQGLNVEIQEGLAAVRIDTFADAIKRAQRVEVARGQVKSFQAKKRFAPSSGREPMYGNAPPAKMGRGTSGMTSSGAPRGALARGTGIRNAGGRNNGARGGSNGRGQSRNTSSGGRAIIPQVTCAYCKKPGHTIDGCWKKQGKCLRCGSSEHQISGCPKMQEGTTPNARPNTSGGSRPTVPTRVYAIEDQPIPDSSEVVEGTLPIFHRLAKVLIDPGATHSFVNPSFMSRIDVKPVRLPFDLEVRTPMGNKKTTTSLAYKNCEFWIGERKMLVDLISLDIKGYDVIIGMDFLGHYHAKLDCRAKVVEFCIPGEATLRLDVKGRLASSAMISGIRARKMLSRGAQGFLAFLINAPSDQVKLEDVPVVREFPDVFSEELKTLPPEREVEFKIDLVPGTAPISKTPYRMAPAELKELKIQL